A genomic window from Balaenoptera acutorostrata chromosome 20, mBalAcu1.1, whole genome shotgun sequence includes:
- the KCNH6 gene encoding potassium voltage-gated channel subfamily H member 6 isoform X7 — protein MPVRRGHVAPQNTYLDTIIRKFEGQSRKFLIANAQMENCAIIYCNDGFCELFGYSRVEVMQRPCTCDFLTGPNTPRSAMSRLAQALLGAEECKVDILYYRKDASSFRCLVDVVPVKNEDGAVIMFILNFEDLAQLLAKRGNRSLSQRLLSQSFLGSEGSHGRPGAQGPGTGRVKYRTISQIPQFTLNFVEFNLEKHRSGSTTEIEIIAPHKVVERTQNVTEKVTQVLSLGADVLPEYKLQAPRIHRGTLLHYSPFKAVWDWLILLLVIYTAIFTPYSAAFLLGDQDEPQRADCGYACSPLTTVDLVVDIMFVVDIVINFRTTYVNTNDEVVSHPRRIAVHYFKGWFLIDVVAAIPFDLLIFRTGSDETTTLIGLLKTARLLRLVRVARKLDRYSEYGAAVLFLLMCTFALIAHWLACIWYAIGNVERPYLEPKIGWLDSLGAQLGKRYNGSDPASGPSVQDKYVTALYFTFSSLTSVGFGNVSPNTNSEKVFSICVMLIGSLMYASIFGNVSAIIQRLYSGTARYHTQMLRVKEFIRFHQIPNPLRQRLEEYFQHAWSYTNGIDMNAVLKGFPECLQADICLHLHRALLQHCPAFHGASKGCLRALAVKFKTTHAPPGDTLVHLGDVLSTLYFISRGSIEILRDDVVVAILGPIFLTGKLMLRDVWWVDKQGFQGYGADSEVQAASDLLPPLGSSGKE, from the exons ATGCCGGTCCGCAGGGGCCACGTCGCGCCCCAAAACACTTACCTGGACACCATCATCCGCAAGTTCGAGGGCCAGA gtcGTAAGTTCCTGATCGCCAATGCTCAGATGGAGAACTGCGCCATCATTTACTGCAACGATGGCTTCTGTGAACTCTTCGGCTACTCCCGAGTGGAAGTGATGCAGAGACCGTGCACCTGCGACTTCCTCACAGGCCCCAACACCCCACGCAGTGCCATGTCCCGCCTGGCACAGGCCCTGCTGGGGGCCGAGGAGTGCAAGGTGGACATCCTCTACTACCGCAAGGATG CCTCCAGCTTCCGCTGCCTCGTGGACGTGGTGCCCGTGAAGAATGAGGACGGGGCCGTCATCATGTTCATCCTCAACTTTGAGGACCTGGCCCAGCTCCTGGCCAAGCGAGGGAACCGCAGCCTGTCCCAGCGCCTGCTGTCCCAGAGCTTCCTGGGCTCCG AGGGCTCTCATGGCAGGCCGGGCGCGCAGGGACCTGGCACGGGCAGGGTCAAGTACAGGACCATCAGCCAGATCCCGCAGTTCACACTCAACTTCGTGGAATTCAACCTGGAGAAGCACCGCTCGGGCTCCACCACGGAGATTGAGATCATCGCACCCCACAAGGTGGTAGAGCGGACCCAGAACGTCACCGAGAAGGTCACCCAG GTGCTGTCCCTGGGTGCGGACGTGCTGCCGGAGTACAAGCTGCAGGCACCGCGCATCCACCGCGGGACCCTCCTGCACTACAGCCCCTTCAAGGCCGTGTGGGACTGGCTCATCCTGCTGCTGGTCATCTACACGGCCATCTTCACGCCCTACTCGGCTGCCTTCCTGCTCGGCGACCAGGACGAGCCTCAGCGCGCGGACTGTGGCTACGCCTGCAGCCCGCTCACCACGGTGGACCTCGTCGTGGACATCATGTTCGTCGTGGACATTGTCATCAACTTCCGCACCACCTACGTCAACACCAACGACGAGGTGGTCAGCCACCCACGCCGCATCGCCGTCCACTACTTCAAGGGCTGGTTCCTCATCGACGTGGTGGCCGCCATCCCCTTCGACCTGCTCATCTTCCGTACTGGCTCTGATGAG ACCACAACCCTGATCGGGCTGCTGAAGACGGCTCGGCTGCTGCGGCTGGTGCGCGTGGCTCGCAAGCTGGACCGCTACTCTGAGTACGGGGCGGCCGTGCTCTTCCTGCTCATGTGCACCTTTGCGCTCATCGCACACTGGCTGGCCTGCATCTGGTATGCCATCGGCAACGTGGAGCGGCCCTACCTGGAGCCCAAGATCGGCTGGCTGGACAGCCTGGGCGCGCAGCTCGGCAAGCGCTACAATGGCAGCGACCCGGCCTCGGGCCCGTCGGTGCAGGACAAGTATGTCACGGCCCTGTACTTCACCTTCAGCAGCCTCACCAGCGTGGGCTTCGGCAACGTCTCACCCAACACCAACTCTGAAAAGGTCTTCTCCATCTGCGTCATGCTCATCGGCT ccctcatGTATGCCAGCATCTTCGGCAACGTGTCGGCCATCATCCAGCGCCTGTACTCGGGCACGGCGCGCTACCACACGCAGATGCTGCGAGTCAAGGAGTTCATCCGCTTCCACCAGATCCCCAACCCGCTGCGGCAGCGCCTCGAGGAGTACTTCCAGCACGCCTGGTCCTACACCAACGGCATCGACATGAACGCG GTGCTGAAGGGCTTCCCCGAGTGCCTGCAGGCCGACATTTGCCTGCACCTGCACCGCGCGCTGCTGCAGCACTGCCCGGCCTTCCACGGCGCCAGCAAGGGCTGCCTGCGCGCGCTCGCCGTCAAGTTCAAGACGACGCACGCGCCGCCCGGGGACACTCTGGTGCACCTCGGCGACGTGCTCTCCACGCTCTACTTCATCTCCCGCGGCTCCATCGAGATCCTGCGCGACGACGTAGTGGTGGCCATCCTCG GCCCCATTTTCCTGACAGGGAAGTTGATGCTCAGAGACGTCTGGTGGGTGGACAAGCAGGGATTCCAGGGCTACGGGGCTGACTCGGAAGTCCAGGCAGCTTCTGACCTTCTCCCACCCTTGGGAAGCTCAGG GAAAGAATGA
- the KCNH6 gene encoding potassium voltage-gated channel subfamily H member 6 isoform X4, protein MPVRRGHVAPQNTYLDTIIRKFEGQSRKFLIANAQMENCAIIYCNDGFCELFGYSRVEVMQRPCTCDFLTGPNTPRSAMSRLAQALLGAEECKVDILYYRKDASSFRCLVDVVPVKNEDGAVIMFILNFEDLAQLLAKRGNRSLSQRLLSQSFLGSEGSHGRPGAQGPGTGRVKYRTISQIPQFTLNFVEFNLEKHRSGSTTEIEIIAPHKVVERTQNVTEKVTQVLSLGADVLPEYKLQAPRIHRGTLLHYSPFKAVWDWLILLLVIYTAIFTPYSAAFLLGDQDEPQRADCGYACSPLTTVDLVVDIMFVVDIVINFRTTYVNTNDEVVSHPRRIAVHYFKGWFLIDVVAAIPFDLLIFRTGSDETTTLIGLLKTARLLRLVRVARKLDRYSEYGAAVLFLLMCTFALIAHWLACIWYAIGNVERPYLEPKIGWLDSLGAQLGKRYNGSDPASGPSVQDKYVTALYFTFSSLTSVGFGNVSPNTNSEKVFSICVMLIGSLMYASIFGNVSAIIQRLYSGTARYHTQMLRVKEFIRFHQIPNPLRQRLEEYFQHAWSYTNGIDMNAVLKGFPECLQADICLHLHRALLQHCPAFHGASKGCLRALAVKFKTTHAPPGDTLVHLGDVLSTLYFISRGSIEILRDDVVVAILGKNDIFGEPVSLHARPGKSSADVRALTYCDLHKIQRADLLEVLDMYPAFADSFWSKLEVTFNLRDAGITHVLRPQPHPAAPSAAPAPGPHWLHSGSPCLQ, encoded by the exons ATGCCGGTCCGCAGGGGCCACGTCGCGCCCCAAAACACTTACCTGGACACCATCATCCGCAAGTTCGAGGGCCAGA gtcGTAAGTTCCTGATCGCCAATGCTCAGATGGAGAACTGCGCCATCATTTACTGCAACGATGGCTTCTGTGAACTCTTCGGCTACTCCCGAGTGGAAGTGATGCAGAGACCGTGCACCTGCGACTTCCTCACAGGCCCCAACACCCCACGCAGTGCCATGTCCCGCCTGGCACAGGCCCTGCTGGGGGCCGAGGAGTGCAAGGTGGACATCCTCTACTACCGCAAGGATG CCTCCAGCTTCCGCTGCCTCGTGGACGTGGTGCCCGTGAAGAATGAGGACGGGGCCGTCATCATGTTCATCCTCAACTTTGAGGACCTGGCCCAGCTCCTGGCCAAGCGAGGGAACCGCAGCCTGTCCCAGCGCCTGCTGTCCCAGAGCTTCCTGGGCTCCG AGGGCTCTCATGGCAGGCCGGGCGCGCAGGGACCTGGCACGGGCAGGGTCAAGTACAGGACCATCAGCCAGATCCCGCAGTTCACACTCAACTTCGTGGAATTCAACCTGGAGAAGCACCGCTCGGGCTCCACCACGGAGATTGAGATCATCGCACCCCACAAGGTGGTAGAGCGGACCCAGAACGTCACCGAGAAGGTCACCCAG GTGCTGTCCCTGGGTGCGGACGTGCTGCCGGAGTACAAGCTGCAGGCACCGCGCATCCACCGCGGGACCCTCCTGCACTACAGCCCCTTCAAGGCCGTGTGGGACTGGCTCATCCTGCTGCTGGTCATCTACACGGCCATCTTCACGCCCTACTCGGCTGCCTTCCTGCTCGGCGACCAGGACGAGCCTCAGCGCGCGGACTGTGGCTACGCCTGCAGCCCGCTCACCACGGTGGACCTCGTCGTGGACATCATGTTCGTCGTGGACATTGTCATCAACTTCCGCACCACCTACGTCAACACCAACGACGAGGTGGTCAGCCACCCACGCCGCATCGCCGTCCACTACTTCAAGGGCTGGTTCCTCATCGACGTGGTGGCCGCCATCCCCTTCGACCTGCTCATCTTCCGTACTGGCTCTGATGAG ACCACAACCCTGATCGGGCTGCTGAAGACGGCTCGGCTGCTGCGGCTGGTGCGCGTGGCTCGCAAGCTGGACCGCTACTCTGAGTACGGGGCGGCCGTGCTCTTCCTGCTCATGTGCACCTTTGCGCTCATCGCACACTGGCTGGCCTGCATCTGGTATGCCATCGGCAACGTGGAGCGGCCCTACCTGGAGCCCAAGATCGGCTGGCTGGACAGCCTGGGCGCGCAGCTCGGCAAGCGCTACAATGGCAGCGACCCGGCCTCGGGCCCGTCGGTGCAGGACAAGTATGTCACGGCCCTGTACTTCACCTTCAGCAGCCTCACCAGCGTGGGCTTCGGCAACGTCTCACCCAACACCAACTCTGAAAAGGTCTTCTCCATCTGCGTCATGCTCATCGGCT ccctcatGTATGCCAGCATCTTCGGCAACGTGTCGGCCATCATCCAGCGCCTGTACTCGGGCACGGCGCGCTACCACACGCAGATGCTGCGAGTCAAGGAGTTCATCCGCTTCCACCAGATCCCCAACCCGCTGCGGCAGCGCCTCGAGGAGTACTTCCAGCACGCCTGGTCCTACACCAACGGCATCGACATGAACGCG GTGCTGAAGGGCTTCCCCGAGTGCCTGCAGGCCGACATTTGCCTGCACCTGCACCGCGCGCTGCTGCAGCACTGCCCGGCCTTCCACGGCGCCAGCAAGGGCTGCCTGCGCGCGCTCGCCGTCAAGTTCAAGACGACGCACGCGCCGCCCGGGGACACTCTGGTGCACCTCGGCGACGTGCTCTCCACGCTCTACTTCATCTCCCGCGGCTCCATCGAGATCCTGCGCGACGACGTAGTGGTGGCCATCCTCG GAAAGAATGACATCTTTGGGGAGCCCGTTAGCCTCCATGCCCGGCCGGGCAAGTCCAGTGCAGACGTACGGGCCCTGACCTACTGTGACCTGCACAAGATCCAGCGGGCAGACCTGCTGGAGGTGCTGGACATGTACCCCGCCTTCGCAGACAGCTTCTGGAGTAAGCTGGAAGTCACCTTCAACCTGCGGGAT
- the KCNH6 gene encoding potassium voltage-gated channel subfamily H member 6 isoform X5 produces MPVRRGHVAPQNTYLDTIIRKFEGQSRKFLIANAQMENCAIIYCNDGFCELFGYSRVEVMQRPCTCDFLTGPNTPRSAMSRLAQALLGAEECKVDILYYRKDASSFRCLVDVVPVKNEDGAVIMFILNFEDLAQLLAKRGNRSLSQRLLSQSFLGSEGSHGRPGAQGPGTGRVKYRTISQIPQFTLNFVEFNLEKHRSGSTTEIEIIAPHKVVERTQNVTEKVTQVLSLGADVLPEYKLQAPRIHRGTLLHYSPFKAVWDWLILLLVIYTAIFTPYSAAFLLGDQDEPQRADCGYACSPLTTVDLVVDIMFVVDIVINFRTTYVNTNDEVVSHPRRIAVHYFKGWFLIDVVAAIPFDLLIFRTGSDETTTLIGLLKTARLLRLVRVARKLDRYSEYGAAVLFLLMCTFALIAHWLACIWYAIGNVERPYLEPKIGWLDSLGAQLGKRYNGSDPASGPSVQDKYVTALYFTFSSLTSVGFGNVSPNTNSEKVFSICVMLIGSLMYASIFGNVSAIIQRLYSGTARYHTQMLRVKEFIRFHQIPNPLRQRLEEYFQHAWSYTNGIDMNAVLKGFPECLQADICLHLHRALLQHCPAFHGASKGCLRALAVKFKTTHAPPGDTLVHLGDVLSTLYFISRGSIEILRDDVVVAILGKNDIFGEPVSLHARPGKSSADVRALTYCDLHKIQRADLLEVLDMYPAFADSFWSKLEVTFNLRDAGVSSHHPNRPQAARTTKASSSVTTSQAQPLP; encoded by the exons ATGCCGGTCCGCAGGGGCCACGTCGCGCCCCAAAACACTTACCTGGACACCATCATCCGCAAGTTCGAGGGCCAGA gtcGTAAGTTCCTGATCGCCAATGCTCAGATGGAGAACTGCGCCATCATTTACTGCAACGATGGCTTCTGTGAACTCTTCGGCTACTCCCGAGTGGAAGTGATGCAGAGACCGTGCACCTGCGACTTCCTCACAGGCCCCAACACCCCACGCAGTGCCATGTCCCGCCTGGCACAGGCCCTGCTGGGGGCCGAGGAGTGCAAGGTGGACATCCTCTACTACCGCAAGGATG CCTCCAGCTTCCGCTGCCTCGTGGACGTGGTGCCCGTGAAGAATGAGGACGGGGCCGTCATCATGTTCATCCTCAACTTTGAGGACCTGGCCCAGCTCCTGGCCAAGCGAGGGAACCGCAGCCTGTCCCAGCGCCTGCTGTCCCAGAGCTTCCTGGGCTCCG AGGGCTCTCATGGCAGGCCGGGCGCGCAGGGACCTGGCACGGGCAGGGTCAAGTACAGGACCATCAGCCAGATCCCGCAGTTCACACTCAACTTCGTGGAATTCAACCTGGAGAAGCACCGCTCGGGCTCCACCACGGAGATTGAGATCATCGCACCCCACAAGGTGGTAGAGCGGACCCAGAACGTCACCGAGAAGGTCACCCAG GTGCTGTCCCTGGGTGCGGACGTGCTGCCGGAGTACAAGCTGCAGGCACCGCGCATCCACCGCGGGACCCTCCTGCACTACAGCCCCTTCAAGGCCGTGTGGGACTGGCTCATCCTGCTGCTGGTCATCTACACGGCCATCTTCACGCCCTACTCGGCTGCCTTCCTGCTCGGCGACCAGGACGAGCCTCAGCGCGCGGACTGTGGCTACGCCTGCAGCCCGCTCACCACGGTGGACCTCGTCGTGGACATCATGTTCGTCGTGGACATTGTCATCAACTTCCGCACCACCTACGTCAACACCAACGACGAGGTGGTCAGCCACCCACGCCGCATCGCCGTCCACTACTTCAAGGGCTGGTTCCTCATCGACGTGGTGGCCGCCATCCCCTTCGACCTGCTCATCTTCCGTACTGGCTCTGATGAG ACCACAACCCTGATCGGGCTGCTGAAGACGGCTCGGCTGCTGCGGCTGGTGCGCGTGGCTCGCAAGCTGGACCGCTACTCTGAGTACGGGGCGGCCGTGCTCTTCCTGCTCATGTGCACCTTTGCGCTCATCGCACACTGGCTGGCCTGCATCTGGTATGCCATCGGCAACGTGGAGCGGCCCTACCTGGAGCCCAAGATCGGCTGGCTGGACAGCCTGGGCGCGCAGCTCGGCAAGCGCTACAATGGCAGCGACCCGGCCTCGGGCCCGTCGGTGCAGGACAAGTATGTCACGGCCCTGTACTTCACCTTCAGCAGCCTCACCAGCGTGGGCTTCGGCAACGTCTCACCCAACACCAACTCTGAAAAGGTCTTCTCCATCTGCGTCATGCTCATCGGCT ccctcatGTATGCCAGCATCTTCGGCAACGTGTCGGCCATCATCCAGCGCCTGTACTCGGGCACGGCGCGCTACCACACGCAGATGCTGCGAGTCAAGGAGTTCATCCGCTTCCACCAGATCCCCAACCCGCTGCGGCAGCGCCTCGAGGAGTACTTCCAGCACGCCTGGTCCTACACCAACGGCATCGACATGAACGCG GTGCTGAAGGGCTTCCCCGAGTGCCTGCAGGCCGACATTTGCCTGCACCTGCACCGCGCGCTGCTGCAGCACTGCCCGGCCTTCCACGGCGCCAGCAAGGGCTGCCTGCGCGCGCTCGCCGTCAAGTTCAAGACGACGCACGCGCCGCCCGGGGACACTCTGGTGCACCTCGGCGACGTGCTCTCCACGCTCTACTTCATCTCCCGCGGCTCCATCGAGATCCTGCGCGACGACGTAGTGGTGGCCATCCTCG GAAAGAATGACATCTTTGGGGAGCCCGTTAGCCTCCATGCCCGGCCGGGCAAGTCCAGTGCAGACGTACGGGCCCTGACCTACTGTGACCTGCACAAGATCCAGCGGGCAGACCTGCTGGAGGTGCTGGACATGTACCCCGCCTTCGCAGACAGCTTCTGGAGTAAGCTGGAAGTCACCTTCAACCTGCGGGAT
- the KCNH6 gene encoding potassium voltage-gated channel subfamily H member 6 isoform X3 produces the protein MPVRRGHVAPQNTYLDTIIRKFEGQSRKFLIANAQMENCAIIYCNDGFCELFGYSRVEVMQRPCTCDFLTGPNTPRSAMSRLAQALLGAEECKVDILYYRKDASSFRCLVDVVPVKNEDGAVIMFILNFEDLAQLLAKRGNRSLSQRLLSQSFLGSEGSHGRPGAQGPGTGRVKYRTISQIPQFTLNFVEFNLEKHRSGSTTEIEIIAPHKVVERTQNVTEKVTQVLSLGADVLPEYKLQAPRIHRGTLLHYSPFKAVWDWLILLLVIYTAIFTPYSAAFLLGDQDEPQRADCGYACSPLTTVDLVVDIMFVVDIVINFRTTYVNTNDEVVSHPRRIAVHYFKGWFLIDVVAAIPFDLLIFRTGSDETTTLIGLLKTARLLRLVRVARKLDRYSEYGAAVLFLLMCTFALIAHWLACIWYAIGNVERPYLEPKIGWLDSLGAQLGKRYNGSDPASGPSVQDKYVTALYFTFSSLTSVGFGNVSPNTNSEKVFSICVMLIGSLMYASIFGNVSAIIQRLYSGTARYHTQMLRVKEFIRFHQIPNPLRQRLEEYFQHAWSYTNGIDMNAVLKGFPECLQADICLHLHRALLQHCPAFHGASKGCLRALAVKFKTTHAPPGDTLVHLGDVLSTLYFISRGSIEILRDDVVVAILGKNDIFGEPVSLHARPGKSSADVRALTYCDLHKIQRADLLEVLDMYPAFADSFWSKLEVTFNLRDAGVSSHHPNRPQAARTTKASSSVTTSQVGKASPHQCLPSPARSPCPASCPFSGPPQPASPGRGLPSPSVSGEGLPP, from the exons ATGCCGGTCCGCAGGGGCCACGTCGCGCCCCAAAACACTTACCTGGACACCATCATCCGCAAGTTCGAGGGCCAGA gtcGTAAGTTCCTGATCGCCAATGCTCAGATGGAGAACTGCGCCATCATTTACTGCAACGATGGCTTCTGTGAACTCTTCGGCTACTCCCGAGTGGAAGTGATGCAGAGACCGTGCACCTGCGACTTCCTCACAGGCCCCAACACCCCACGCAGTGCCATGTCCCGCCTGGCACAGGCCCTGCTGGGGGCCGAGGAGTGCAAGGTGGACATCCTCTACTACCGCAAGGATG CCTCCAGCTTCCGCTGCCTCGTGGACGTGGTGCCCGTGAAGAATGAGGACGGGGCCGTCATCATGTTCATCCTCAACTTTGAGGACCTGGCCCAGCTCCTGGCCAAGCGAGGGAACCGCAGCCTGTCCCAGCGCCTGCTGTCCCAGAGCTTCCTGGGCTCCG AGGGCTCTCATGGCAGGCCGGGCGCGCAGGGACCTGGCACGGGCAGGGTCAAGTACAGGACCATCAGCCAGATCCCGCAGTTCACACTCAACTTCGTGGAATTCAACCTGGAGAAGCACCGCTCGGGCTCCACCACGGAGATTGAGATCATCGCACCCCACAAGGTGGTAGAGCGGACCCAGAACGTCACCGAGAAGGTCACCCAG GTGCTGTCCCTGGGTGCGGACGTGCTGCCGGAGTACAAGCTGCAGGCACCGCGCATCCACCGCGGGACCCTCCTGCACTACAGCCCCTTCAAGGCCGTGTGGGACTGGCTCATCCTGCTGCTGGTCATCTACACGGCCATCTTCACGCCCTACTCGGCTGCCTTCCTGCTCGGCGACCAGGACGAGCCTCAGCGCGCGGACTGTGGCTACGCCTGCAGCCCGCTCACCACGGTGGACCTCGTCGTGGACATCATGTTCGTCGTGGACATTGTCATCAACTTCCGCACCACCTACGTCAACACCAACGACGAGGTGGTCAGCCACCCACGCCGCATCGCCGTCCACTACTTCAAGGGCTGGTTCCTCATCGACGTGGTGGCCGCCATCCCCTTCGACCTGCTCATCTTCCGTACTGGCTCTGATGAG ACCACAACCCTGATCGGGCTGCTGAAGACGGCTCGGCTGCTGCGGCTGGTGCGCGTGGCTCGCAAGCTGGACCGCTACTCTGAGTACGGGGCGGCCGTGCTCTTCCTGCTCATGTGCACCTTTGCGCTCATCGCACACTGGCTGGCCTGCATCTGGTATGCCATCGGCAACGTGGAGCGGCCCTACCTGGAGCCCAAGATCGGCTGGCTGGACAGCCTGGGCGCGCAGCTCGGCAAGCGCTACAATGGCAGCGACCCGGCCTCGGGCCCGTCGGTGCAGGACAAGTATGTCACGGCCCTGTACTTCACCTTCAGCAGCCTCACCAGCGTGGGCTTCGGCAACGTCTCACCCAACACCAACTCTGAAAAGGTCTTCTCCATCTGCGTCATGCTCATCGGCT ccctcatGTATGCCAGCATCTTCGGCAACGTGTCGGCCATCATCCAGCGCCTGTACTCGGGCACGGCGCGCTACCACACGCAGATGCTGCGAGTCAAGGAGTTCATCCGCTTCCACCAGATCCCCAACCCGCTGCGGCAGCGCCTCGAGGAGTACTTCCAGCACGCCTGGTCCTACACCAACGGCATCGACATGAACGCG GTGCTGAAGGGCTTCCCCGAGTGCCTGCAGGCCGACATTTGCCTGCACCTGCACCGCGCGCTGCTGCAGCACTGCCCGGCCTTCCACGGCGCCAGCAAGGGCTGCCTGCGCGCGCTCGCCGTCAAGTTCAAGACGACGCACGCGCCGCCCGGGGACACTCTGGTGCACCTCGGCGACGTGCTCTCCACGCTCTACTTCATCTCCCGCGGCTCCATCGAGATCCTGCGCGACGACGTAGTGGTGGCCATCCTCG GAAAGAATGACATCTTTGGGGAGCCCGTTAGCCTCCATGCCCGGCCGGGCAAGTCCAGTGCAGACGTACGGGCCCTGACCTACTGTGACCTGCACAAGATCCAGCGGGCAGACCTGCTGGAGGTGCTGGACATGTACCCCGCCTTCGCAGACAGCTTCTGGAGTAAGCTGGAAGTCACCTTCAACCTGCGGGAT
- the KCNH6 gene encoding potassium voltage-gated channel subfamily H member 6 isoform X6, which translates to MPVRRGHVAPQNTYLDTIIRKFEGQSRKFLIANAQMENCAIIYCNDGFCELFGYSRVEVMQRPCTCDFLTGPNTPRSAMSRLAQALLGAEECKVDILYYRKDASSFRCLVDVVPVKNEDGAVIMFILNFEDLAQLLAKRGNRSLSQRLLSQSFLGSEGSHGRPGAQGPGTGRVKYRTISQIPQFTLNFVEFNLEKHRSGSTTEIEIIAPHKVVERTQNVTEKVTQVLSLGADVLPEYKLQAPRIHRGTLLHYSPFKAVWDWLILLLVIYTAIFTPYSAAFLLGDQDEPQRADCGYACSPLTTVDLVVDIMFVVDIVINFRTTYVNTNDEVVSHPRRIAVHYFKGWFLIDVVAAIPFDLLIFRTGSDETTTLIGLLKTARLLRLVRVARKLDRYSEYGAAVLFLLMCTFALIAHWLACIWYAIGNVERPYLEPKIGWLDSLGAQLGKRYNGSDPASGPSVQDKYVTALYFTFSSLTSVGFGNVSPNTNSEKVFSICVMLIGSLMYASIFGNVSAIIQRLYSGTARYHTQMLRVKEFIRFHQIPNPLRQRLEEYFQHAWSYTNGIDMNAVLKGFPECLQADICLHLHRALLQHCPAFHGASKGCLRALAVKFKTTHAPPGDTLVHLGDVLSTLYFISRGSIEILRDDVVVAILGPIFLTGKLMLRDVWWVDKQGFQGYGADSEVQAASDLLPPLGSSGPQPRRIPEVG; encoded by the exons ATGCCGGTCCGCAGGGGCCACGTCGCGCCCCAAAACACTTACCTGGACACCATCATCCGCAAGTTCGAGGGCCAGA gtcGTAAGTTCCTGATCGCCAATGCTCAGATGGAGAACTGCGCCATCATTTACTGCAACGATGGCTTCTGTGAACTCTTCGGCTACTCCCGAGTGGAAGTGATGCAGAGACCGTGCACCTGCGACTTCCTCACAGGCCCCAACACCCCACGCAGTGCCATGTCCCGCCTGGCACAGGCCCTGCTGGGGGCCGAGGAGTGCAAGGTGGACATCCTCTACTACCGCAAGGATG CCTCCAGCTTCCGCTGCCTCGTGGACGTGGTGCCCGTGAAGAATGAGGACGGGGCCGTCATCATGTTCATCCTCAACTTTGAGGACCTGGCCCAGCTCCTGGCCAAGCGAGGGAACCGCAGCCTGTCCCAGCGCCTGCTGTCCCAGAGCTTCCTGGGCTCCG AGGGCTCTCATGGCAGGCCGGGCGCGCAGGGACCTGGCACGGGCAGGGTCAAGTACAGGACCATCAGCCAGATCCCGCAGTTCACACTCAACTTCGTGGAATTCAACCTGGAGAAGCACCGCTCGGGCTCCACCACGGAGATTGAGATCATCGCACCCCACAAGGTGGTAGAGCGGACCCAGAACGTCACCGAGAAGGTCACCCAG GTGCTGTCCCTGGGTGCGGACGTGCTGCCGGAGTACAAGCTGCAGGCACCGCGCATCCACCGCGGGACCCTCCTGCACTACAGCCCCTTCAAGGCCGTGTGGGACTGGCTCATCCTGCTGCTGGTCATCTACACGGCCATCTTCACGCCCTACTCGGCTGCCTTCCTGCTCGGCGACCAGGACGAGCCTCAGCGCGCGGACTGTGGCTACGCCTGCAGCCCGCTCACCACGGTGGACCTCGTCGTGGACATCATGTTCGTCGTGGACATTGTCATCAACTTCCGCACCACCTACGTCAACACCAACGACGAGGTGGTCAGCCACCCACGCCGCATCGCCGTCCACTACTTCAAGGGCTGGTTCCTCATCGACGTGGTGGCCGCCATCCCCTTCGACCTGCTCATCTTCCGTACTGGCTCTGATGAG ACCACAACCCTGATCGGGCTGCTGAAGACGGCTCGGCTGCTGCGGCTGGTGCGCGTGGCTCGCAAGCTGGACCGCTACTCTGAGTACGGGGCGGCCGTGCTCTTCCTGCTCATGTGCACCTTTGCGCTCATCGCACACTGGCTGGCCTGCATCTGGTATGCCATCGGCAACGTGGAGCGGCCCTACCTGGAGCCCAAGATCGGCTGGCTGGACAGCCTGGGCGCGCAGCTCGGCAAGCGCTACAATGGCAGCGACCCGGCCTCGGGCCCGTCGGTGCAGGACAAGTATGTCACGGCCCTGTACTTCACCTTCAGCAGCCTCACCAGCGTGGGCTTCGGCAACGTCTCACCCAACACCAACTCTGAAAAGGTCTTCTCCATCTGCGTCATGCTCATCGGCT ccctcatGTATGCCAGCATCTTCGGCAACGTGTCGGCCATCATCCAGCGCCTGTACTCGGGCACGGCGCGCTACCACACGCAGATGCTGCGAGTCAAGGAGTTCATCCGCTTCCACCAGATCCCCAACCCGCTGCGGCAGCGCCTCGAGGAGTACTTCCAGCACGCCTGGTCCTACACCAACGGCATCGACATGAACGCG GTGCTGAAGGGCTTCCCCGAGTGCCTGCAGGCCGACATTTGCCTGCACCTGCACCGCGCGCTGCTGCAGCACTGCCCGGCCTTCCACGGCGCCAGCAAGGGCTGCCTGCGCGCGCTCGCCGTCAAGTTCAAGACGACGCACGCGCCGCCCGGGGACACTCTGGTGCACCTCGGCGACGTGCTCTCCACGCTCTACTTCATCTCCCGCGGCTCCATCGAGATCCTGCGCGACGACGTAGTGGTGGCCATCCTCG GCCCCATTTTCCTGACAGGGAAGTTGATGCTCAGAGACGTCTGGTGGGTGGACAAGCAGGGATTCCAGGGCTACGGGGCTGACTCGGAAGTCCAGGCAGCTTCTGACCTTCTCCCACCCTTGGGAAGCTCAGG gccccagcccagaaGGATCCCTGAAGTGGGGTGA